The following is a genomic window from Capnocytophaga stomatis.
AGGATTATTTGAGGGATAAATCTACGGAAAAAGAAAATATTTTCAATATCATTGAAAGAGTTAATTTACTGTTGTTGAATAAAAGTGATAGCTTGCAACTCAAAAAAGAATACGACGAAGTAGCTACCATTTTAAAAGATGAAAAATACCAAGATTTAATCCGAACTACTGATAAAGGTATTAAATTTCAGGTTGATTACGTTGGTACAGACGAAAATATCAAAGAAGTAATTATTCTCATTTTTCAAAAAGGAGAAAAAATGGCTCTTTTGAGAATTCTGTCCAACGGCTTAGATGTAACGCAACTTTCAAAAATTTCAACTACTTTGAGCGGAAATTCCGTTGACGAAGAAGGCTTGAAAAATTTATTTGAAAAAATTTCAGTGGCTTTAAAAAAATAGTATCAAAGAATGAAAATAGGTATCATAGGATGTGGCTGGTTGGGTTTTCGATTGGCAAAACATTTGAAAACAAACAATACAATCTACACTACGGCTCGAAATATTGAAAAATATAAGTCTTTAGATGCTTATTTTCGTTCTTTTTTAATAGATTTTGATGATTTTGAAGCAAAAAAATGGGAAATTCTTTCCGATTTGGATTGTATTATAATAACAATTCCGTTTGGAAGGCATCTTAATAACGATATTTTAGAAAAAAGATTAGAAAATATTTGCTTTTTTATTCAGAATTTCAAAAAACAGTTATTTTTTACCAGTTCTGTAGGAATTTATCCACAATCCGATACTAAAATGAATGAAGATTTTCCTTCCACTTTATTAGAACCTAAATTATTTTTTGTGGAATCTTTTTTAAGAAATCAATTTCCTCAAATAAATATTCTGCGATTAGGCGGACTAATGGGAGATGACCGCATACTTAGCAAATATAAAATTTCCGAACCCAATCAAGTTGCAAATCACATTCATTATCAGGATATTTGCTTAATAATCGAAAAGATGATTTCACTGAATTTGGAATCAAAACTGTATAATGTAGTAGCTCCGCAACATCCTATGAAACAGGAAATTATCAATTATCAAAAAGGAACAAAAACTACACTTGGAAAACCTTATGGGAAAATAATACTTTCAGAAAAACTGGAAACAGAATTGGATTACAACTTTCTGTACCCTAATCCCATTTACTTCACTTAATTAACTGATTTATATATTTTTAGTAAGTAATTCAACCAATTTGTTGTTAGGCAAAAATTCTTTTAGGACTACTTTCAAAACTGTGTAAGCAGGCACAGCGATTACCATCCCGATGATTCCTAAAAGGCTTCCCGTTATTAAAATCACCAGAAAAATTTCTAAAGGAGTAGATTTCACCGAGTTAGAGAAAATAATTGGCTGAGAAAAAACATTATCAATAAATTGACCTATCAAAAATCCAATCAAAACATAAATCGTAGTAGGAAGCGTAACTGCCATAAAATCACTGCTAATGTTGCTACTCATAGTCAAAAAAGCCATCAGCACAAAGCCTATAATAGGTCCTATGTAAGGGATTATGTTCAGAAAAGCACATAAAAAGGCTATTATTAAGGCATTTTGTACCCCAAAAATCAATAATGTAGTTGTGTATATTACAAACAGAATTGTCAGTTGCAAAACTAATCCAACGAAATAACGAGAAAGTAAATCATTGATTTTAAGGACAGAAACTCTTGTTTTGTGAGCATTTTTTGCAGAAACCAATGAAAGAATTGAACCAAACATTTTGCTTCCGTCTTTTATAAAGAAAAATGAAATGAACAAAACAGAAAATACTCCCGCTCCAAAACTTCCGATGAAAGAAATAAATGAATTAAGAAAATTAGGAATATCTATAAAATTAAGCACTTCCGAGGCACTCATTGTGTAATTTTCTTTACTTATTCCCAGATTATCAAAAACTTGTGACATCAAGCCGTCCAAATTTGCACGCAACAACTCCACGTTTAGTCCTGATAAATTCCTGCCTTGTGAAATTAATAACGGAACAAACAAACTGAACGTACCCAAACTCAAAATGATAAAAATCCCCATCGTTATTAAAATCCTGATGGTTTGGTTTCTTATTTTCATTTTTTTGGCAAGAAAATAAACCAATGGCTTGGCTATCAAAGCAATAATTAAAGCCAATATTATGTAAACGATTATTGACCTTATCAAATATAAAGCATAAAGCAACAAAATTACCAGCACAATCGTCCCGACGGCTCGTAGTATTCCATTGGCTATCATTTTAGAGTTCATATTCCAATATTTTTTTCAGATTTTTATTTCAATTTGGAGCAAATCGCTACAAAATCACAAGCTACGATTCCTGCTGTTTCTGTTCGTAATCGATTGTCTCCGAGCGAAATTGGTTGAAATCGATTTTGCAAAGCTGCTTTAATTTCTTCTGAAGAAAAATCTCCTTCAGGACCTATCAGAACCATTATTTTTTCAGGAAACGGATTAAGTTTTTCTGAAAACAAATACTTTGTACCTTCCTGACAATGAGCAATAAACTTCGCCGAACTATCATCTTTCAATTGCTTAAAAAATTCCATTGATGATATGGGAGCATTCAGTTTGGGCAAGTAATATTGCAAAGATTGCTTCATCGCCGAATGTATGATTTTTTCAAAGCGTTCCGTTTTAACCACCGTTCTTTCAGAATGATGACAAATTATCGGAGTAATTTCATCTACGCCAATTTCAACGGCTTTCTCCAAAAACCATTCATAACGCTCATTCATTTTTGTTGGAGCAACCACCAAATGCAAATGATACGGACGAGGTGATTTATACTCGTATTTCAAAATTGAAACTTCACACTTTTTGGGAGAAGCAAAAGTGATTTCTGTTTCAAAAAGCCATCCTTTTCCGTTTGTAACATACAGTAAATCACCTTGTTTCTTTCGTAAAACCTTTACAATGTGTTGGCTTTCCTCCTTATCAAAGAAAAAGGATGTACTTTGTTCGTCTATTTCAGAATAATAAAAAAGTTGCATTGCAAGAACATATCAAAAAATCACAGCTTTTTCAATAAATAACATTATTTTTTCAACCAATTATTAGAGAATTCACATTTTTTATATTCTCCATTAACCATAATGTGTGTTTTTTCAATATTCTCATTCATCCACTTGGCTATAACTTTTAGCTGTTTTTCTTTTAAAGCCAAATCTTGAATTTTAACATAATCCTTCACGAAATCAGCTTTATGCTCTTCGTGGCGATTTGTCACTTGATAGATTTTGTAGCTTTTCTTTCCCGTATCGTCCTCATCAAGATACGGAACAGAAACTTCTCCGTCTTTCAACTTTGCAACTCTTTCATACATAGCAGGTTCCAAGCGTGTAAGTTCAAAACGAGAAGAAAAATCTTCCGGATTAACAAGCTGACCTCCATCGCCTCGAGTTTCTTTTTCATCGGATAAACTGCGTGCAGCCTCGTCAAAAGCAAGCTCTTTATTGATTATTCTTTCACGAATTTTTTCAATTTTCTCCTTAGCTTCTGCCAGTGCTTCACGTGGTACGCTGGGTGTCAATAAAATATGACGCACGGTTACTTCTTTCCCTCTGACATTAACCATTTCTATGATATGCCAACCGAAACTTGATTCAAAAGGTTTGGAAATTTCGCCTTCTTGTAGGCTAAAAGCCATATCTTTAAAAGCCTTATCAAAGTGTGAAGAACGATTGAAAGTCAAGGTTTGACCTCCTGTTACACGGTCTTTTGAATAAAGTATCGCTTTGGTGGCAAAACTCGTTCCGTTTTGTTCCACATCCGCTTTAATTTCATTTAATTGGTCTATCACTTTCTGAACTTCTTCTTTCGGAGCCACCGGATTTATAACAATTTGAGCGATTTCAAGCTCTGTGTTGAAAATGGGACGCTCATCTTCAGGAATGGAATTGAAAAACTGGCGTACTTCCTCTGGTGTAACTTCCACTTTTTCAACTATTTTTGAACGCATTTGCTGAGAAAGCATATTCAATTTGAAAATATCAAAAAGTTCATCACGCATTGATTGCTCATCTTCTTTTTTGTAGAATTCAAGCAATTTTTTCATATCGCCTCCAAGTTTTGACAATAAAAATTCAACTTGCTGATTTACAGATTCACGAACTCTACTATCTGTTACTGTGATACTGTCTTGAACTGCTTGGTGAGCGTATAACCTGTCTTCCATCAATTTGCCTAAAACCTGACAACGTGTAAAATTCTTTGTATCAACCTCTTGGTTCTGCAACTCAATGAAAGTTTTGTCTATGTCCGATTCCAAAATTAAATAGTCACCAACAACAGCCGCAACGCCATCAACTTTCAAGCGTTTTTGAATGACTTCTTTGTTAGTAACTGTATCATTTTGAGCATATAAGCCCAAAGTTAAAAATAACATTCCGACAGCGGATACAATTTTTCTATTCATAAATAATTTCAAATTGTTTTTTCTTTATACCTGTATTTATAATATCTGTTTCGAGTTTTTTAACAAACTCTAATTTCCTCTGATTCAATATAATTTGTTGCAAAGTAGGCAAAACGTATTCCATAGGAGCTTGCTCATTTCTTCGCAAAACATCGCAAATTTGCACAAAATAAATTCCTGTGGAATCTTTATGACTTACGAATATTTGTTTGTTGGTTTCCATTTCTTTATCCAAAAAAGGAAGTTTTTTCAGAACACTTTCAGCTTTAACCCAAGTGGAATCATTCAAATAAACGGATGTAAACTGCAATGACAATGAATCCAACTCCCTTGCATCGGATTTTTCAAAACGTTTTATTTTTTCCTCAAGAGCATCTGTTTTTTTCTTCTTTTCGTTTGACGAGATTTGAATATATCTCAATTTTATCAATGCTTCATTTAACTTGAAAACTTCCTTATTTTTTTCATAGAAGAATTGCATTTCCTTTTCATTAACAACGGTATCTATCGCATTGTTTATCAACCCTTCTTTATAGAAATTTATATATAAATCTGCTCGATAATCATTTACCAAACGTTCAAAATTTTCCTTTTCTTCATCGTTTATATTTCGTTCGGCATTTGCGAGCATCAATTCTTTTATAGCCCAATTATTGATATATTTTTCAGCTATATTTATGCTATCTTCTTTCGTGTAATCAACTGGCATAATGGCGGCTATATCTTCTTTATAAAGATATTTTTCACCAACTCGGGCAATGGCATACTGCGGAGTTTCCTTTGAAAAATACTCGCAGGAGGACACCAACATCACCACAAAAAATATATAAAACCTATCTTTAACCCACCTCAGCATTTCTATAACAACATAAAAATCAGAAATATAACTAAAAAATATAATTCTTCCTAACAATAAAAAGAAATATAAAAGAGGTGCAATTTACAGATAATTTTTGAATTAAACAGAAAAAATATCAACGAAAAGAAAAATGAAGCAAATTATGACGTTTCAATTTTTTAATTATTTTTTCGCATTCTTGCCATATAAAATCCGTCGTAGCCTGATTGGTGAGCAAAAATTTTATCTTCTGCTTCAAAAACGAATCCTTTTCCTGCTTCCGATTTTAAAAACTCATCAACTTGCTTTCGGTTCTCGGACGGAAGAATGGAACAAGTAGCGTACACCAATTTTCCTCCTGATTTTACCAATTTACTGTAATTTTGCAGAATTTCCTGTTGTGTTTTTCGTATTTGTTCCAAAAATTCGGGTTTTAGCTTCCATTTTGCATCAGGATTTCGCCTTAAAACTCCCAAACCACTACAAGGAGCATCAATTAAAACTCTATCAGCTGTGTTTTGCATTCGTTTTAGCTGTTTTGGGTCAATAAGTTTCGTTTCTACATTGAAAACTTCATTGCGTCGGGCTCTTCTTTTAAGTTCTTGAAGCTTATTTTCATAAATATCCATTGCAATGATTTGTCCTTTATTTTTCATCAAAGAAGCTAAATGCAGTGTTTTTCCGCCTGCTCCGGCACAAGTATCAATTACACGCATTCCCGGAGTTACCTCCAAAAACGGAGCCACTTTTTGTGATGAAGCATCTTGCACTTCAAAAAGCCCATTTGAAAACGCTTTTGTTGAAAAAACGTTAGCCCGCTCGGAAAGTTCCAAAGCCTCCGGATAATTTTCCAACAAACGAGTTTCGATGCCTTCTTGCTGTAATAAACTTTTGAGTTGCGGAGGAGAAATTTTCAAAGTATTTGACCGTAAAACAACGGGAGCCAACTCATTAAGTGCACGTAACTCCCTCGTCCAGAAATCATTACCTAACTCTTCTTCTCCTAAAATATCAAGCCAATCAGGAACTGATTCTCTGAATTTTCTAACTTTTGAAAGCTCGTCAAACTTTCCTTTTATGCGACGTTGAGGCGTGTTTTCAAAATACGACCAATCGGGCAACGAAATTCCTTTCAACACTGCCCAAACGGCGAACATTCGGCGTAAATCCTGAACTGAAAAAGGTTGCTTTACCTCTGCAATTTCGGCATACAAACGTTTCCAACGAACGATTTCATAGGTAGTTTCCGCAATGAAAGCCCTATCGCGAGCCCCCCAACGTTTGTCCTTTTTTAGCTGTTTTTCAACCACTTTATCCGCATAATGATTATCGTTGAAAATCATTCCCAAACCCTCAATCACTGCATCTGTTAAATTTCGGTGTAATCGCATTTTTGCTAATATTTTAAAAAGTTCAACTATCAGCCTCCATATCGGAAACCTGCCGCAAAATAAGATGAAAGTTTATTTTCACCTATGACATTATAGTAAAACTTGAATGTTTTTTCATCAAAATATGTGTTTCTTGAAAAAGAAACTCCCAATGTAATGGGAATGTAAAAGTTTTTCCCGACTTTAAATTCAGAACGAAGCCCGCCGTGACCGAATTGAGTAACAAAAGAAGCCTCTTTATCATTTTGATTATGAAGCCCTAAAAGTACCTCGCCTTCAGCCACTAAGCTCAATTTGAATTTTTCAGAAATTTTTCTACTAAGCTCGAAATCAAAATAATTATAATAAAAGATGCTTAATTTATGTCTGTCATCAATCTTCCAATTGAGTAAAAAAGCAGGCGTAATCATCGCATAATCATATGAATTATTGATAGAAGCTCCTATTCCCCAATCAAATTTTGTACTTTCTTTTCGCAAAGCCATTGCTCCTCCTTGCAAAAAGGCAGATTTCCCAGAAAATTTCGGAAAATTAGTTGTAAAAATTCCTCCTCCTGCCATTGCCAAAAGCGACCATTTTTCCGTTATTGGTAACAATTGCCCAAAAGTTAGCGACACATTGGATATATCCGAAATAGAATGTTCTTTCGATAAAAGCTTGTTACTCAATGAAGCATACGTTCCCCAAAGCGATACGAAAGTAGCTTTAACCACTTCGTCATTTTCGTTTTTTTGCATCGCCAGCGGAACGCGAACGATTACATCTGCGACCTTCAAATCTCCGTTTCCTGAGAGAGTATTCCCCTGATTATCTTTCACTTGCGAAGAACCAATATATTCCGATTTTACTTGAATTTGTGCTTCTATCGCTTCTGAAATAGAGAAAAGAAACAAACACAAAATGATTTTTCCTGCACCAAAAATATGATTCACAAAATAATTCACTTTCATAGATTATAAGTTAAGCGGTTAGCCCGCAAACCTATACATTTTTAAGCATATACGCAAATAAAATAAACCTTAGGCATCATAATAAGAAATAAAAAGTCAATTTTTATTTTCATACATAAGAAAATTATGTATATTTGTAACCTAAATATATAAGATAATGAAAAAACAGAATTCAGCACTCTATAAAGGAAGCCTTACCACCATAGTAATGAAGCTATTACAAGATAATGGAAGAATGTACGGCTATGAAATCACACAAAAAGTAAAGGAACTTTCGCAGGGTGAAATTTCTATTACTGAAGGTGCTTTATACCCAACTTTGCATAAACTCGAAGCCCAAGGATTACTCACTCCCGAAATTGAGCAAGTTGGCAACCGTATTCGTAAATATTATAAAATAACAGAGAGCGGCATCAAAGAAACCGAAAAACAAGTATCTGAAATTCAGAATTTTATTTCTTGTTTGCAAAATATCATCAATCCGCAAAGTGACACCAATCTAACTCCTGTTAAAATATGAAAACAGTAACCCCAAAACAAATCGAGCGTCTGTATGAATTCACGCGTCAGTGTCAGGTAAAATACTTTGACGTACAAACCGAGCTGGTTGACCATCTGGCAAATGCCATCGAAACGCATTGGCAAGAATTTCCTAAGGACGATTTTGAAATCGTTTTAATACAAGAGGCTCAAAAGTTTGGTACTTTTGGTTTCAAGGAAATTACAGAAGAAAAAGAAAAACAGCTACGTAAACGATATAAGAATATCATTTGGAAAGAAATAATCGCCTTTTTCTCGTTTCCAAAAATTATAATGACAATAATTCTGACTATGTCGTTATTTATTTTGCTACACGTATCTTCTGACAAGGGAGCCGTTATGAAACTGCTGTTTATGGGTACTTATTTAATAATTATTTCTTTTTCCATCCAACAATATATCAGGAAGAAAAGACAGAATGAGAGCGATAAAAAATGGATTTTAAAGGATATCATTTTTAATAATGGTTGGTGTGCTTCTTTTTTAGTACTCATACTTAACGTACTTTCTATGGCTGATGTTCATCATATTGAGCATATTGAAAATAAATATTTTATAAGCATATTTTCTTTTGTTATAGTCCTTATTTATATTTTTTGCTATTTGGTATTATTTCATATTCCTTTCAAAAGTGAAAAATATCTCGCAGAAACATATAAAGAATACAAAGTAGGAAAATTGGCGTCGTAAGAGTAATGCGATTTTGTTACAAGTCAGAAAATTACAATGAAAAGTAATTCCGAAGAGAAGTATTGAAGAAAAAACATATAAACTAAAATCGAAAAAATTTTATGAAAACCATAACCGCAAAGCAAGTCGAACGTCTGTATGAATTTACACGTCAGCATTACGTGGAATATTATGACGTACAAACTGAACTGGTTGACCATCTGGCAAATGCCATCGAAACGCATTGGAAAACACATCCTGACGATGATTTTGAAACCGTACTACAGAAAGAATTCCGTAAATTCGGGGTGTTTGGGTTTATGGATGTGGTGGAACATAAAATCAGAGAAATGAATAAACGTTATAATAGAATACTATGGCAAAAAATTAAAGACTTTTTCACATTTCCTAAAATAATGATGACTTTGTGTATTGCGTTGGTTGTTTATACAGTTTTGTATTTCTTCAAGGATATAGCCGCTGAAATCGTTGGTAGTATGACACTTATCATTTTGTTTTTTATATATGCCTTTTTACTTTCAAAACCCAAGTTATATCAAAATAAAACTGATAAAAAATGGCTTTTTGAAAACGTCCTCTTAGGGTATAACAACTATGTGGGGGCGTTAGGATTGTTGGCTCAGCTTCATTTTTTTATTAGATATTTGGGAGAAAATATTGCTTTTATGGCTGTTTTTTCGATTTTAATTACGTTTTTAGGCATATCGGTATATTTAGTTTTTTATTATTTACCCAAAAATCGAGATAAGTATCTAATGGAATTGTATCCCGAATATAAAGATTTTATGATAACTACTTAGTATGGCATATTACAATATGTCTTCAAATAAAAATAGAATAGTATATAATATGAAAAAAGTAACCCCAAAACAAATCGAACGCCTGTATGAATTTACACGTCAGCATTACGTGGAATACTTTGACGTACAAACTGAACTGGTTGACCATCTGGCAAATGCTATCGAAGCGCATTGGCAAGAATTTCCTGACGACGATTTTGAAACGGCCTTGCAGAAAGAATTCCGTAAATTCGGAGTGTTTGGATTTATGGATGTATTAGAAGAAAAAACCAAACAAATGAGTAAACGTTATAATCGAATGTTGTGGAAAAAAACTAAAGAACTGTTTGTTATTCCCAAAATAATCTTGATATTTTGTATTGTTATCTCCATTTTTTCACTATTTACTTTGTTTGGGAACGCAAAAATTATGGTTCCCGCGTTGTCTCTTGCCATTTTTATTGCTGCTATTGTATTTATGGTTAAAAACAGACGTACGCTTAAACAAAAAGGTGATAAAAAGTGGCTTTTTGAGGATATCATTTTGCGATTGAATGATTATACTTTCTTTTTCTTCTTCCCTTGTCAGATGAGTTTACAGTTTTGGCGTGATTTTCCTGATACTGAAATGGCATATATGATTTATTCTGCAGTATTCACGTTTCTACTTGTTTTGATGTACGTGCTAATGGTCTACTTTCCCAAACATCGTGACAAATATCTTCAGGAATTATATTCTGAGTACAAAACTCAGTATATCAAGTAATTTTAAGAATATCAAAAAGTAATGAGTAGAAAAAAACTTTATATATTCTACTGCTCTGTATGGATAGATGTATTTTTTGAAAGGAGAATCTGCAAAGATTCAATGAATCTCTGGAAACAAAAACCTTAAGTAGGGGCGTATCGCAATACGCCCCTACGATGAAAAAATAAAAATGTTAATTTTTTTTGTTTCTCACGGAAAATGAATACCTTTGGTAGCGAAAAGATTTCTTTTCAAAAAGGATTGTCTAACTAAAATAACGTACAAGTATGAAGTATCATTTGGTTCAAAAAGTAAATCCGCAAGACCGTTCCAAAAAGAAATGGTATGCTAATGCTGTAAACAGCTCCAAGATTGGGCAGAAGGAAATCGCTAAGAGCATTTCGTCCAAATCGTCACTCACGGCGGGCGACATCGCTAATGTTATCCAAAATCTATTGGAAGAACTTCCTAAAGAACTCGTTAAAGGTAACATTGTAAAACTGGGAGATTTCGGAAGTTTTCGTATTTCGATTAGTAGCGAAGGAGTCGAAAATGAAAAAGATTTCAAGGCTTCTATGATTAAAGATGTGCGTATCATCTTTACCCCTGGGGTAGAAATGAAAAAAGCTATCGAAGGTGTTTCTTTCGAAAAAGAGTAACTTTATAAGTACAAAAGCTACACCTTGAAATAATTTTTCAAAGTGTAGCTTTTTTCTTGGTATCTTTGCTAAAAACATACGTACGTCAAGGCAAAAAAAGTTTGCCGTCAAAGTGATTTCAGTTTACAGCCAAAGTTAAAACAGTTTGCCGTCAAAGTTAAAACAGTTTGCTTGAGAGATATTTTTCAATTACATACAAACTAAAAACACATAAAGTGATATTATCATAAAATATAAACCATTCATTTTAATTCTGTTTGTATTCTCTATGAAAATTTATACTCTCTATAAAAATTAAAAAAACGTACAAATACATCATACACACTCGTAGAAGAAAAACAAAAAACTATGAAAAAACTAATTTTAATGCTTACTTTTGTGGCTCTGATAGCGTGCAAACAGCAATCCAAAGGTGGAAAAGCAAAAGGGAATGAGTCAAAAAATACCGCTCAAAGCGTTCAGAATGATAGCTTGGCACTGCTCAACTTAACACGCAATGCCTACAAATGGTTGGAAAATGAGTATTCCTACGAAGATTTCATACCCACTGCCGACCCTAACGATACGCTATTTAACGGAATAGATTTCGCTATCCACGATGCACAAATACGTAAACTCGAAAAATCGGGCTTCTTTGGGAGAGATTTGATTAACCTATATGATGAAATTGGGCAGAATATCGATTTCGCTTTGCGAGAGCATCACGTAAAATGGGCTGTGGGCGATATTTCTCCGTTTAGCAGGGGAACAAATGATTGGTGTATGTGTCAGGATATTCCTTCGCCCGACTATTACGAGCGAATGACTATTGAAAACATAAAAATTAAAGATGATGTTGCCAGCTTTCAATGGCAATGGGGCGAACCTTCTTGGGGTGATTTCACTTACAAAGTCAGGGCAAAAAAAGAAGATGGAAAGTGGAAAATCAGTTGGCTTGAAAGCTTTGAAGAAACCAACGAATGGCTTCGGGATATGGTTTTAAACGGAAAGAATTAAGATTTATAGCCGATATTTGTAATATGATTCCCCACAGATTTCACAAATGCACACGGGTTGTTATTTATACATTATGTACAAATCTGTGAAAATCTGTGCCATCTGTGAGAGCTTAAAACAGCATAAACCTATTTTTACAAGAGGGAAATCTGTGAAAATCTGTGCTATCTGAGGGAGCTAAAAACAGTATAAATCTATTTTTGAAAGAGGGAAATCTGTGAAAATCTGTGCTATCTGCGGAAGCTAAAAACAGTATAAATCTATTTTTGAAAGAGGGAAATCTGTGAAAATCTGTGCTATCTGCGGGAGCTTAAAAGAGTATAAATCTATTTTTGAAAGAGGGAAATCTGTGAAAATCTGTGCTATCTGAGGGAGCTAAAAACAGTATAAATCTATTTTTACAAGAGGAAAATCTGTGAAAATCTGTGCTATCTGCGGGAGCTTAAAACAGTATAAAGTAAATAATTCAAATAATAAACATAAAAAAATAACAGCAAAAAAAGAATTAGTTATCAGGTAATATTGCTAATCTTTTCAGCTTAAAATTAAACACTCAATGGAATTAAATTTAGCAAAACCTATTTGTTTCTTTGATTTGGAAACCACCGGAACCGACATTACTAAAGACCGAATTGTTGAAATCTCCGTACTGAAAGTATATCCGAATGGGAACAAAGAAAGTAAAACGTGGTTGGTAAACCCGACCATTCCTATACCTAAAGGAGCAAGCGACGTGCACGGCATCACCGACGAACGCGTTGCCAACGAACCCACTTTCAAGGAGCTTGCCAAGACCATTCATAATATGATTAAAGATGCTGACCTTGCCGGTTACAATTCTGACCGTTTTGACATTCCGCTTTTGGCTGAAGAAATGCTCCGTGCCGACGTCGATTTCGATTTAGGAAACCGCGTAACGGTGGATGTGCAAACTATCTTCCACAAAATGGAACAACGTACCCTTGGCGCAGCTTATAAGTTCTACTGCGGAAAAACGTTGGACAATGCACACTCGGCAGCAGCGGACACCAACGCCACCTATGAGATACTAAAATCACAACTCGACCGCTATCCGGAGCTGGATAACAATATGAAAAAACTCAGCGAGTTC
Proteins encoded in this region:
- a CDS encoding DUF6268 family outer membrane beta-barrel protein, which encodes MKVNYFVNHIFGAGKIILCLFLFSISEAIEAQIQVKSEYIGSSQVKDNQGNTLSGNGDLKVADVIVRVPLAMQKNENDEVVKATFVSLWGTYASLSNKLLSKEHSISDISNVSLTFGQLLPITEKWSLLAMAGGGIFTTNFPKFSGKSAFLQGGAMALRKESTKFDWGIGASINNSYDYAMITPAFLLNWKIDDRHKLSIFYYNYFDFELSRKISEKFKLSLVAEGEVLLGLHNQNDKEASFVTQFGHGGLRSEFKVGKNFYIPITLGVSFSRNTYFDEKTFKFYYNVIGENKLSSYFAAGFRYGG
- a CDS encoding PadR family transcriptional regulator — encoded protein: MKKQNSALYKGSLTTIVMKLLQDNGRMYGYEITQKVKELSQGEISITEGALYPTLHKLEAQGLLTPEIEQVGNRIRKYYKITESGIKETEKQVSEIQNFISCLQNIINPQSDTNLTPVKI
- a CDS encoding 3'-5' exonuclease: MELNLAKPICFFDLETTGTDITKDRIVEISVLKVYPNGNKESKTWLVNPTIPIPKGASDVHGITDERVANEPTFKELAKTIHNMIKDADLAGYNSDRFDIPLLAEEMLRADVDFDLGNRVTVDVQTIFHKMEQRTLGAAYKFYCGKTLDNAHSAAADTNATYEILKSQLDRYPELDNNMKKLSEFTTRKQAVDFAGFIALNDKNEEIFTFGKHKGRKVEDILQEEPGYFGWLLNADFPLYTKKVLTAIKLRGLAK
- a CDS encoding HU family DNA-binding protein; the protein is MKYHLVQKVNPQDRSKKKWYANAVNSSKIGQKEIAKSISSKSSLTAGDIANVIQNLLEELPKELVKGNIVKLGDFGSFRISISSEGVENEKDFKASMIKDVRIIFTPGVEMKKAIEGVSFEKE